The DNA region CGACATCAACCCGGCCGCGGCCACGCCTGCGGTGCCGGTCGATCACTTGCTGACGGCGCCGATCCTGCCGACGCTGCTGCGGCTGGCGGTCCCCAACACGATCGCGATGTTCGGTTCGACGCTGGTCGCGGTCGCCGAGACCTCCTATATCGGCCGGCTCGGCACCGAGCCGCTGGCCGGCATCGCGCTGGTGTTTCCGTTCGCGATGCTGACGCAGATGATGTCGGCCGGTGCGATGGGCGGCGGCGTCTCGTCGGCGATCAGCCGCGCGCTCGGCGCCGGTGATCGCGACCGCGCCGCCGACCTGGCGCTGCATGCGGCGATCATCGGTGGGTGCGCCGGATTGTTCTTCACCGTGATGATGCTGGGCTTCGGTCAAAACTTCTATGCGCTGCTCGGCGGACGCGGCGGCGTGCTCGAACAATCGATGCATTACTCTCAGGTGCTGTTCTCCGGCGCGATCTCGATCTGGCTGGTCAACACGCTCGCCTCCGTCGTGCGCGGCACCGGCGACATGCGCGTCCCCTCGATGACGCTGATCACCGTGTCGATGATCCAGATCGCAGTCGGCGGCGTGTTCGGTCTCGGGCTTTTCGGCATGCCGAGCTTCGGCATGCGCGGCGTCGCCGCGGGCCAGCTCACGGCGTTCACATGTGGCGCGATCTTTCTCGCCTGGTATCTCGCCTCTGGCCGCAGCCGGCTGAAACTCGACTTCGCCGCCTTCGGCTTCCAGCGCGCGATGTTCCTGGACATCCTGAAAGTGGGCGCGATCTCCTGCCTGTCGCCGCTGCAGAGCGTGCTGACGATCCTGATCTTCACCAAGATTTTGGCGGGCTTCGGCACCGAGACGCTGGCCGGATACGGCATGGGCTCGCGGCTGGAATTCCTGCTGATCCCGATCGCATTCGCGGTCGGCGTCGCCTCGGTGCCGATGGTCGGCATGGCTGTTGGTGCGGGACTGGTGACGCGGGCCCGCAAGGTGGCGTGGACCGCCGGCACCGTCGCCGGACTTGTCGTCGGGCTGGTCGGACTCGTGGTCGCGCTCAAGCCGACGCTGTGGATTGCGCTGTTCACCACCGATCCCGGCGTGACCGCCGCGGCCTCGTCCTATTTCGCGCTGGCCGGTCCGGGATTCGGCTTCTTCGGCGTCGGCGTCTGCCTGTATTTTTCCTCGCAAGGCGCGGCCAAGGTCGGCGGGCCGGTGCTGGCCGGGACCATCCGCCTGCTGCTGGTCGGCATCGGCGGCTGGTGGCTCGCTGCCGCGAGCGCCCCGGCGTGGACGCTGTTTGCGCTGGTCGGGGTTGCGATGGTGGCATTCGGCCTCGCCACCATCGTATCGATCAAGCTGACCCGTTGGGGATAGACCCGGAGGGCCGGGGCTTACGTTGCGCTTTCGGTCGCGACAAGGCACCGCCACCCTTCCGAGCCTTGCCGGAGCATGGCGGCCTCGGAAAAAAGCTATAAAATTTTTCCGGATCGTGCCCGCCCGATCGCGCGATTATTACATTGCAGAAATCTTTCGACTTGTTATGCAGGCCGACCTCTTGGGGAACACGTCATGGCCTGCAAATTCGGATTCGTGATCGCAATCATTGCGACGGCACTCGCTGTGCCTGCCGCGCATGCGCAGGGCGCGCCTGAGCCTTTCGGCGTCTGGCAGACCCAGGCCGGCGATGCCCGCGTCAAGGTCAGCAAATGCGGCGGCGGCATCTGCGGCGTGGTGGTGAGCCTGCGCGACCCGATCGATCCGATGACCGGCAAGCCGCAGGTCGACAACAAGAATCCCAATCCGTCGCTGGCCAACCGGCCGATCATCGGGCTGCCGCTGTTCTCCGGCATGCAGCCGGTTGCCGCGGGCAAATGGTCGGGCCAGATCTACAATGCCGACGATGGCGGCACCTATGCGAGCAGCGTCTCGGTCACCGGCGAGAGCACGCTGCGCGTCGAAGGCTGCGTCGGCGCGTTATGCGGCGGCGAGACCTGGACGCGCGTGGGACGGTAAACGCGTGGCGGGATTTTCCTTCACCTCCCCCGCAAGCGGGAGAGGGAGCAGAATCCCTATGTTGCAACAAGTCATACCGCGCGCGTCTTCAGCACGGTGGCGGCGGAGGCGTAGCCGCCGCGGGCGCCGTCGATGAAGTGGACGTGGTCGGCGCGCATCACCGACGGCGTGAAGCAGGTCATCATCGCGGCATCCTGCTCGTGCAGGCCGTAGCGCACGATGCCCTGCGCGGCGGCGGCAACCAGCCGCTGCTCGAGCTCGGCGGCGAGCTCCGGCGTGCAATCCAGGATCATGCGCAGGCCGTCGTCGAACTTACGGAAGTCGGAATTCTCGACCAGCTGCCGCACATAGTTTTTCGGCACGAACTTGCCGACCGGGATATTGAACCGCATCAGCGTATAGGCCCACAGCGTGAACGCGAGCACCGTGGCACGGCGCAGTGCAAGCGAGCCACCGCGCCGCGCACGCGCCTCGTACTCCATTCCCTGAGGCGGCCAGCGCAGCGGCGGGCCATTTGCAGGCACCGGCCGTCCAGCCTCCGGGCTCTTCTCGACCAGCACGACAATATCCTCGATCACCTTGCGGAAGGACGCGGGATCGGCATCTTTCGCCGGCAGCACCAGCACCGAGAGGATGACGCCGCGCGCCGAGGGCATCACCTCGAAGTGGCAGGACAGGCCGGACAGATCGGGCTGCGTGCCCTCAGGCGCCGGATCGAGCGCGAACTCGCCGCGCTTCATCGCGGCATCGGCAAACGCAAGACCGCCGCCGGAAAACATCGCATAGGACAGATTGGCCGACGGCCCGAAGCGCGCGACGCGCACGTCGGCGCCGGCGGCGCGGATCGCCGCGATCGGCACCAAGGCCACCCGCAGCACCAGATCGAGATCATCCCGCACCCAGCGCGCGGTCGCGGCCAGTGCCTCGCGCGCGCTGTCGAGATCGGCGGGCGCGACCGCGAAGCTCGCGCCATCGCCGCCGAACACGAACGGGAATTCGCGGCCATCCAGCGCATTGGTGACGGCGGCGACCACCGCGGCGCCGGCCATGTTGACCGCCTTGTAGCGCTGCGCCGCGATCGCCTTGGTCGACTCGACGATATCGGCGACGCCGACCGTCCAGTCATCGGGCAATGGCGCATACAGCGCCGGATCCATCAGGCGCGCGAAGCCGCGAAACACCGGAATGCCACCGTAGAAGATCTCGCTGCCGCCAGCCATCGCAACGCCGCGCTGTTTCCGCCCTGAAGATGCTCTAGCAGATACGCAACGGTTTGGGACCGGGTTTTGGCAGCACGGACGGAGCGAAATCCCGTCATCCTGAGGTGCGAGCGGAGCGAGCCTCGAAGGATGCACGGCCCGGGCCGGCGGCCGATTCATCCTTCGAGGCTCGCTCCGCTCGCACCTCAGGATGACGGGATAAGAGGGCTACGAGTGCCCCTACTTCCCCAATCCCCGCAGCACGAGCTGGTTCATGCGGCTGGCGAAGGCGGCCGGGTCGTCGGGCATCTCGCCGTCGAGGATCTGCGCCTGCTCGAACAGCAGGAGCGACAGATCCTTCGCCTGCGCGCTGTCGGTCGCGAGCGCCGCGACCAGCGGATGGCGCAAATTGATCTCGAGGATCGGCTTGGTGATCTCACCGCGGTTCTGCTGGGCGAGCAGCCGCTCCAGCGCGCGGTCGCGCGCATCGCCGCCGGCGACCAGGCACGATGCGCTCTCGGTCAGCCGCTGCGAGGCACGGACATCGGAGACGCGCTCGCCGAGCGCGTCCTTGATCACGGCGATCGTGGTCGCGGCATCGGCAGCGGGCTCGTCCTTCTTGTCCTGCTTGTCGTCGGCGAGCGGGATCAGGCCGAAATCGACATCGCCCTGGCTCAGCGACTTCAGCGGCTTGCCGCCGAAGTCGAGCGGTGCCGAGGTCCAGAACGCATCGACGGGATCGGTCAGCAGCAGCACCTCGATGCCGCGGGCGCGTGCCGATTCCAGTTTCGGGTTCGACTTCAGCCGCTCGACGCT from Bradyrhizobium sp. B124 includes:
- a CDS encoding DUF2147 domain-containing protein, which translates into the protein MACKFGFVIAIIATALAVPAAHAQGAPEPFGVWQTQAGDARVKVSKCGGGICGVVVSLRDPIDPMTGKPQVDNKNPNPSLANRPIIGLPLFSGMQPVAAGKWSGQIYNADDGGTYASSVSVTGESTLRVEGCVGALCGGETWTRVGR
- a CDS encoding MATE family efflux transporter translates to MTIDASIDDINPAAATPAVPVDHLLTAPILPTLLRLAVPNTIAMFGSTLVAVAETSYIGRLGTEPLAGIALVFPFAMLTQMMSAGAMGGGVSSAISRALGAGDRDRAADLALHAAIIGGCAGLFFTVMMLGFGQNFYALLGGRGGVLEQSMHYSQVLFSGAISIWLVNTLASVVRGTGDMRVPSMTLITVSMIQIAVGGVFGLGLFGMPSFGMRGVAAGQLTAFTCGAIFLAWYLASGRSRLKLDFAAFGFQRAMFLDILKVGAISCLSPLQSVLTILIFTKILAGFGTETLAGYGMGSRLEFLLIPIAFAVGVASVPMVGMAVGAGLVTRARKVAWTAGTVAGLVVGLVGLVVALKPTLWIALFTTDPGVTAAASSYFALAGPGFGFFGVGVCLYFSSQGAAKVGGPVLAGTIRLLLVGIGGWWLAAASAPAWTLFALVGVAMVAFGLATIVSIKLTRWG
- a CDS encoding DUF3095 domain-containing protein, with protein sequence MAGGSEIFYGGIPVFRGFARLMDPALYAPLPDDWTVGVADIVESTKAIAAQRYKAVNMAGAAVVAAVTNALDGREFPFVFGGDGASFAVAPADLDSAREALAATARWVRDDLDLVLRVALVPIAAIRAAGADVRVARFGPSANLSYAMFSGGGLAFADAAMKRGEFALDPAPEGTQPDLSGLSCHFEVMPSARGVILSVLVLPAKDADPASFRKVIEDIVVLVEKSPEAGRPVPANGPPLRWPPQGMEYEARARRGGSLALRRATVLAFTLWAYTLMRFNIPVGKFVPKNYVRQLVENSDFRKFDDGLRMILDCTPELAAELEQRLVAAAAQGIVRYGLHEQDAAMMTCFTPSVMRADHVHFIDGARGGYASAATVLKTRAV